The proteins below are encoded in one region of Mycobacterium pseudokansasii:
- the narH gene encoding nitrate reductase subunit beta: MKVMAQLAMVMNLDKCIGCHTCSVTCKQAWTNRAGTEYVWFNNVETRPGQGYPRTYEDQTRWRGGWERDRRGRLRLRGGGRLAKLLKIFANPKMPSLGDYYEPWTYDYEKLITAPLGEQMPVAPPRSLISGKPMKVSWSANWDDDLGGSPEIVPGDPVLRQVSERVRLELEQAFMFYLPRICEHCLNPSCVASCPSGAMYKRTEDGIVLVDQDRCRGWRMCVSGCPYKKVYFNHKTGKAEKCTMCYPRIEVGLPTVCSETCVGRLRYLGLVLYDVDRVLEAASVERDADLYHAHRRILLNPNDPDVIAGARAEGIPDEWIEAAQRSPVYALINTYRVALPLHPEFRTVPMVWYIPPLSPVVDAIGRDGHDGEDLGNLFGALGALRIPIEYLAGLFTAGDTTVVESVLRRLAAMRSYMRDINLGRPTQPHIPESVGMTEEQIYQMYRLLALAKYEERYVIPTAYELDGDAVEEAGCSLSFDGGPGMYGSGPFGEASGGPVPVAVETFHALRQRQTSEGMAANANQPSRVNLLNWDGRGVPPGMFPRGRRR, from the coding sequence ATGAAAGTCATGGCGCAGCTGGCGATGGTGATGAACCTCGACAAATGCATCGGCTGCCACACCTGTTCGGTGACGTGTAAGCAGGCTTGGACCAACCGCGCGGGCACCGAGTACGTCTGGTTCAACAATGTGGAAACCCGTCCAGGACAAGGCTATCCGCGCACCTATGAAGACCAGACGCGCTGGCGCGGGGGCTGGGAACGCGATAGGCGCGGTCGACTGAGGCTGCGCGGCGGCGGGCGGCTGGCCAAGCTGCTGAAGATCTTCGCCAACCCGAAGATGCCCAGCCTGGGCGACTACTACGAGCCCTGGACGTACGACTACGAGAAGCTGATCACCGCCCCACTGGGCGAGCAGATGCCGGTGGCGCCGCCGCGCAGCCTGATCAGCGGCAAGCCGATGAAGGTGTCGTGGTCGGCGAACTGGGACGACGACCTTGGGGGCTCACCGGAAATCGTGCCCGGCGACCCGGTGCTGCGGCAGGTCAGCGAACGGGTGCGGTTGGAACTCGAGCAGGCGTTCATGTTCTATCTGCCGCGGATCTGCGAGCACTGCCTGAACCCGTCGTGTGTGGCCTCCTGCCCGTCGGGCGCGATGTACAAACGCACCGAGGACGGGATCGTGCTCGTCGACCAGGATCGCTGCCGCGGCTGGCGGATGTGTGTGTCGGGTTGCCCGTACAAGAAGGTGTACTTCAACCACAAGACCGGTAAGGCGGAGAAGTGCACGATGTGCTATCCGCGCATCGAAGTGGGCCTGCCGACGGTGTGCTCGGAAACGTGCGTCGGACGGCTACGTTACCTCGGGTTGGTGCTCTACGACGTCGACCGGGTGCTGGAAGCCGCGTCGGTGGAGCGCGACGCCGACCTCTACCATGCTCACCGGCGAATCCTGTTGAACCCCAACGACCCCGACGTCATCGCCGGTGCCCGCGCCGAGGGGATCCCCGACGAATGGATCGAGGCCGCCCAGCGCTCCCCGGTCTACGCGCTGATCAACACCTACCGGGTGGCGCTTCCGCTGCATCCGGAATTTCGCACGGTACCGATGGTTTGGTACATTCCGCCGCTGTCTCCGGTCGTCGACGCCATCGGCCGCGACGGGCACGACGGCGAGGACCTCGGCAATTTGTTCGGAGCCCTGGGGGCACTGCGCATTCCGATCGAGTACCTCGCGGGGCTGTTCACCGCCGGCGACACCACCGTGGTGGAATCCGTACTGCGCAGGCTGGCGGCGATGCGTTCCTATATGCGCGATATCAACCTCGGCCGGCCGACGCAGCCGCACATCCCGGAATCGGTCGGCATGACCGAAGAGCAGATCTACCAGATGTACCGGCTGCTTGCATTGGCGAAATACGAAGAGCGGTACGTGATCCCGACCGCATACGAGCTGGACGGCGACGCGGTCGAGGAAGCCGGGTGCTCGTTGTCCTTCGACGGCGGTCCCGGAATGTACGGCTCCGGGCCGTTCGGCGAGGCCAGCGGAGGACCGGTGCCGGTGGCGGTCGAGACGTTCCACGCGTTGCGGCAACGGCAGACCAGTGAAGGGATGGCCGCCAACGCCAATCAGCCGTCGCGGGTCAACCTCCTCAACTGGGACGGTCGCGGGGTGCCACCCGGAATGTTCCCGCGTGGGCGGCGGCGATGA
- a CDS encoding TVP38/TMEM64 family protein translates to MVDNPGSPLTSRRPHIVRLVVFAGFLLGLWYLVAVARVVDVEVVRRAVSATGPAAPLTYVVASAVLGALFVPGPVLAAGSGLLFGPVEGIFVTLGATVGTAIVASFVGRRAGRDSARTLLGASRADRVDVLIERRGLWAVVGQRFVPGISDALASYAFGACGVPLWQMAVGAFIGSMPRAFVYTALGASIGDRSSPLAYAAIAVWCVTAVVGVFAARRGYRSWRGRALPSQRPRR, encoded by the coding sequence ATGGTCGACAACCCCGGTTCTCCGCTGACATCCCGACGACCCCACATCGTGCGGCTCGTCGTGTTCGCCGGCTTTCTACTCGGGCTGTGGTACCTGGTAGCCGTCGCACGAGTCGTCGACGTCGAGGTGGTGCGTCGCGCGGTCTCGGCGACAGGTCCGGCGGCGCCGCTGACCTACGTTGTGGCCTCGGCTGTCCTCGGAGCGTTGTTCGTGCCGGGCCCGGTCCTGGCCGCGGGTAGTGGTCTGCTGTTCGGTCCGGTAGAGGGCATCTTTGTGACGCTGGGTGCGACGGTGGGTACCGCGATCGTCGCCAGCTTCGTCGGCCGTCGGGCCGGACGCGACAGCGCACGTACTCTGCTGGGGGCGAGCCGCGCCGACCGCGTCGACGTGCTGATCGAACGACGCGGACTGTGGGCGGTGGTCGGTCAACGCTTCGTCCCCGGCATCTCGGATGCGCTCGCCTCCTATGCGTTCGGGGCATGTGGAGTTCCGTTGTGGCAAATGGCCGTCGGTGCGTTTATCGGTTCGATGCCGCGGGCATTCGTCTACACCGCGCTGGGCGCCTCGATCGGTGATCGGTCCTCACCACTGGCATACGCGGCGATAGCGGTGTGGTGCGTGACCGCCGTCGTCGGCGTGTTCGCCGCACGGCGTGGTTACCGATCTTGGCGTGGGCGCGCACTGCCGAGTCAGCGGCCGCGACGCTGA
- a CDS encoding metal-dependent hydrolase family protein produces the protein MDTHELRISNVDVFDSVDGRITGPMDVTVCDGLIAAVTPAGSTEFSGPQIDGTAKTLIPGLIDAHWHAMFATIPAVVAQLSELGYVYARAITGARETLLRGFTTVRDLGGPVFGIKQAIDEGVIAGPRIYPSGGFISQTGGHGDFRLPHEVPRGVCGHLSYTEIIGAAVIADGEAEVLRGAREMLRRGASQLKLMAGGGISSTYDPIDVAQFTEAEIRAAVAAAENWGTYVTVHAYTPRAIRTAVAAGVRCIEHGHLIDEDTAALLAEKGVWWCLQPFVDDEPTIPVTPQTRAKLRQVVSGTDAAYRLAIKHRVKVAFGTDILFDTALASRQGAQLAELTRWYAPAEVLQQATIRNAELLAMSGPRNPYPGRLGVVADGALADLVLVDGNPVADIWLIARPDEAFVAIVKDGRLVKGTVE, from the coding sequence ATGGACACACACGAACTACGCATTTCCAACGTCGACGTCTTCGACAGCGTCGACGGCCGGATCACCGGGCCCATGGACGTCACTGTCTGCGACGGGTTGATCGCCGCGGTGACACCTGCGGGCTCAACCGAATTCTCCGGCCCGCAGATCGACGGGACCGCAAAGACGTTGATTCCCGGGTTGATTGACGCGCATTGGCATGCGATGTTCGCCACCATCCCGGCGGTGGTGGCCCAGCTCAGCGAGCTCGGCTATGTCTACGCGAGGGCGATCACCGGCGCCCGGGAAACGCTGCTACGCGGCTTCACCACGGTCCGCGATCTCGGCGGGCCGGTGTTCGGAATCAAGCAGGCCATCGACGAGGGTGTGATCGCCGGTCCGCGTATTTACCCGTCCGGCGGGTTCATCTCCCAGACCGGCGGGCACGGCGATTTCCGGCTGCCCCACGAGGTCCCTCGCGGTGTCTGCGGGCACCTGAGCTACACCGAGATCATCGGTGCCGCCGTCATCGCCGACGGCGAAGCCGAGGTGCTGCGGGGAGCACGAGAGATGTTGCGGCGCGGCGCCTCTCAGCTCAAGCTGATGGCCGGCGGCGGGATCAGCTCGACGTACGACCCGATCGACGTCGCCCAGTTCACCGAGGCCGAGATCCGCGCGGCGGTGGCGGCCGCGGAGAACTGGGGCACGTACGTCACCGTCCACGCCTACACACCCCGCGCGATACGCACCGCCGTCGCCGCAGGCGTCCGCTGCATCGAGCACGGCCACCTGATCGACGAGGACACCGCCGCACTGCTCGCCGAAAAGGGCGTCTGGTGGTGCCTGCAGCCGTTCGTCGACGACGAGCCCACGATCCCCGTCACGCCGCAGACGAGGGCAAAGCTGCGGCAGGTGGTCTCCGGCACCGACGCGGCATATCGGCTTGCGATCAAGCACCGGGTCAAGGTCGCATTCGGAACCGACATATTGTTCGACACGGCACTCGCCAGCCGACAGGGCGCCCAGCTGGCCGAGCTCACCCGCTGGTACGCGCCCGCCGAGGTGTTGCAGCAGGCGACGATCCGCAACGCCGAGCTCTTGGCCATGTCCGGGCCGCGTAACCCCTACCCGGGCCGGCTGGGCGTCGTGGCCGACGGCGCCCTGGCGGACCTGGTTCTCGTCGACGGCAATCCGGTGGCCGACATCTGGCTGATCGCGCGGCCCGACGAGGCGTTCGTCGCCATCGTCAAGGACGGCCGGTTGGTCAAAGGCACTGTCGAGTAG
- the istA gene encoding IS21 family transposase, translating into MKSAKDRMDIISAYQQLGSYRAAAEHCGTTHRTVKKIVDKFEADQAGVPPPPRAERAHNYDAVADLVAERVEKSKGRISAKRLLPKARAAGYTGSDRNFRRLVAEAKALWRSTNHRGRRPAVWEPGEYLVIDWAQVGPGLFLFCAVLAFSRWRFVRFATNERASTTLALIAEALAAAGGVPARVLADRMACLKGGVVANVVVPTPDYVRLAGHYGFAPDFCHASDPQSKGIVENLCGYAQDDLAVPLLTEAAVTGTPVDLRIANAAAEVWCAEVNAATHSEICAVPDERLIVEHELLQPLPSLRLQIGAPSVLRKVDRLSCIRYGSARYSVPMRLIGTTVAVVVDHGAICLLEPGTGVIVAEHELVAPGGTSILDEHYDGPRLAPSRGPRPKTMVEKQFCDLGADAQAFLVGAAAIGNTRLASELEILLALGAAHGTDALVSALHRAVAFRRFRAADVRSILAAGTGAPQPRPAGDVLILDLPVAPTRSLDAYRITPAVADGEVIP; encoded by the coding sequence TTGAAATCTGCGAAGGACCGAATGGACATCATTTCCGCCTACCAACAGCTCGGGTCGTATAGGGCTGCCGCCGAGCACTGCGGCACCACCCACCGCACCGTCAAGAAGATCGTGGACAAGTTCGAGGCCGACCAGGCCGGCGTCCCGCCACCACCGCGGGCCGAACGGGCCCACAACTACGACGCGGTCGCCGATCTGGTCGCCGAACGCGTGGAGAAATCGAAGGGTCGGATCTCGGCCAAGCGGCTGCTCCCGAAGGCCCGTGCGGCGGGCTACACGGGTTCTGATCGTAACTTCCGCCGCCTCGTCGCGGAGGCGAAAGCGTTGTGGCGCAGCACCAATCACCGAGGCCGTCGTCCAGCCGTGTGGGAACCCGGTGAGTACCTGGTCATCGACTGGGCTCAAGTCGGACCGGGGTTGTTCCTGTTCTGTGCGGTGCTGGCGTTCTCGAGGTGGCGCTTCGTGCGCTTCGCCACCAACGAGCGTGCCTCGACCACGTTGGCATTGATCGCCGAAGCCCTGGCCGCCGCGGGTGGGGTCCCGGCGCGGGTGCTGGCCGACCGGATGGCCTGCCTCAAGGGCGGGGTCGTGGCCAACGTCGTCGTCCCGACTCCGGACTACGTCCGGCTGGCCGGTCACTACGGCTTCGCTCCCGATTTCTGTCATGCGAGTGACCCGCAGTCCAAGGGCATCGTGGAGAACCTGTGCGGCTACGCCCAGGACGATCTTGCCGTCCCGCTGTTGACCGAGGCCGCCGTCACCGGAACACCGGTCGATCTGCGTATCGCCAATGCCGCGGCGGAGGTGTGGTGCGCGGAAGTGAACGCCGCGACCCATTCGGAGATCTGCGCGGTTCCCGATGAACGGTTGATCGTCGAACATGAACTGCTGCAACCACTCCCATCCCTGCGACTGCAGATCGGGGCACCATCGGTGCTGCGCAAGGTCGACCGCCTGTCCTGCATCCGGTACGGGTCGGCGCGCTACTCGGTGCCGATGCGGTTGATCGGCACCACGGTGGCCGTGGTCGTCGACCACGGCGCCATCTGTCTGCTGGAGCCCGGCACCGGGGTGATCGTGGCCGAACACGAACTCGTCGCACCCGGCGGCACCTCGATCCTCGATGAGCACTACGACGGACCCCGGCTAGCACCCAGTCGCGGCCCGCGCCCGAAGACCATGGTCGAGAAGCAGTTCTGCGACCTCGGCGCCGATGCGCAGGCGTTCCTGGTCGGCGCCGCGGCGATCGGCAACACCCGGCTGGCCTCGGAGTTGGAGATCCTGCTCGCCCTCGGCGCGGCCCACGGCACCGACGCCCTGGTCTCCGCGCTGCACCGGGCGGTGGCGTTCCGCCGGTTCCGAGCCGCCGACGTGCGTTCCATCCTGGCCGCGGGCACCGGGGCGCCGCAGCCCCGACCCGCTGGCGACGTGCTCATCCTCGACCTGCCCGTGGCCCCGACCCGCTCCCTGGACGCCTACAGGATCACCCCCGCCGTGGCCGATGGCGAGGTGATCCCATGA
- the istB gene encoding IS21-like element helper ATPase IstB codes for MSRTPPITDAEPVAPKSIPPLAADLDAGLRRLKLAAVRRTAPEVLITAKTQRWTPEEVLRTLVETELAARDASNVVNRLKAAAFPVPKTLESFDVAASSIPPKTFDYLSSLEWIRAQQNLAIIGPAGTGKSHTLIGLGTAAIHAGHKVRYFTAADLVETLYRGLADNTVGKIIESLLRVDLIILDELGFAPLDDTGTQLLFRLVAGAYERRSLAIGSHWPFEQWGRFLPEQTTAVSILDRLLHHATVVITDGDSYRMKDAKHRKETPTPT; via the coding sequence ATGAGCAGGACGCCACCCATCACCGACGCTGAACCCGTTGCACCGAAATCGATTCCACCCCTCGCCGCCGATCTGGATGCCGGGTTGCGACGGTTGAAACTGGCCGCGGTGCGGCGCACCGCACCCGAAGTCCTGATCACCGCCAAGACCCAACGCTGGACTCCCGAGGAGGTTCTGCGCACGCTGGTCGAGACCGAACTGGCGGCCCGCGACGCCTCGAACGTCGTCAACCGCCTCAAAGCCGCGGCGTTCCCCGTGCCCAAGACGTTGGAGAGCTTCGACGTGGCCGCCTCCTCCATCCCGCCGAAGACCTTCGACTACCTGTCGAGTCTGGAATGGATTCGCGCGCAACAGAATCTGGCGATCATCGGCCCCGCCGGCACCGGCAAGTCCCACACCCTGATCGGGTTGGGAACCGCCGCGATCCACGCCGGACACAAGGTCCGCTATTTCACCGCCGCCGACCTCGTCGAAACCCTCTACCGCGGCCTGGCCGACAACACCGTCGGCAAGATCATCGAATCGCTGCTGCGGGTCGACCTGATCATCCTCGACGAACTCGGGTTCGCCCCCCTCGACGACACCGGCACCCAGTTGCTGTTCCGGCTCGTCGCCGGCGCCTACGAACGCCGCTCGCTGGCCATCGGATCGCACTGGCCCTTCGAGCAGTGGGGCCGCTTCCTGCCCGAACAGACCACCGCGGTCAGCATCCTCGACCGCCTCCTGCACCACGCCACCGTCGTCATCACCGACGGTGACTCCTACCGCATGAAAGACGCCAAACACCGGAAGGAGACGCCCACACCAACCTAG
- the recD gene encoding exodeoxyribonuclease V subunit alpha → MSVSDVETAVTAAGLLRLFNEAGILNLADIHVAQRLCALGKEPDDRVALAAALAVRALRGGSVCVDLSTIAGAADGVPWPDSEQWLAAVRASTLLAEPPVLHLYDDRLLYLDRYWREEQQVCDDLVAMLVPRPSEPTAEVPAFERLFPSGFEEQRSAAEIAVSQGVTVLTGGPGTGKTTTVARLLAALAEQAELAGHSRPRIALAAPTGKAAARLAEAVRHEVTRLDAADRMRLGQLQAVTVHRLLGSRPDTSSRFRHDRGNRLPHDVIVVDETSMVSLTLMARLLEAVRRGARLILVGDADQLASVEAGAVLADLVDGLAARDDVRVAALRTSHRFGKSIGNLADAIRGGDADRVVALLRSGDEHIEFIDDEDPTPLLRAVLVPHALRLREAALLGAVGQALAALEEHRMLCAHRRGPFGVGHWNRQVEAWLGEDTGQPPWSQWYAGRPLLVTANDYGLRVYNGDTGVAVVGPDGLRAVLAGATGPLDFATGRLSDVETMHAMTIHKSQGSQADEVTVPLPDQDSRLLTRELFYTAVTRAEKKVRVVGSEASVRAAVERRAARASGLRMRLQCG, encoded by the coding sequence GTGAGCGTTTCCGACGTCGAGACCGCCGTTACCGCGGCGGGCCTGCTACGCCTCTTCAACGAGGCCGGGATACTCAACCTTGCGGACATCCATGTGGCGCAGCGCCTTTGCGCTCTGGGCAAGGAGCCAGATGACCGGGTGGCGCTGGCCGCGGCGCTGGCGGTGCGGGCGCTGCGCGGTGGGTCGGTGTGCGTGGACTTGTCGACGATCGCGGGGGCCGCTGACGGCGTACCGTGGCCGGACTCCGAGCAGTGGCTGGCCGCAGTGCGGGCCAGCACGCTGCTCGCGGAGCCGCCGGTGCTGCATCTCTATGACGACCGGCTGCTGTACCTCGACCGGTACTGGCGCGAGGAACAGCAGGTCTGTGACGACTTGGTGGCCATGCTGGTTCCCAGACCGTCCGAGCCTACCGCCGAAGTGCCCGCCTTCGAGCGACTCTTCCCGTCAGGCTTCGAAGAGCAACGTAGCGCGGCGGAAATCGCTGTGTCGCAGGGCGTGACCGTACTCACCGGCGGGCCGGGAACCGGCAAGACCACCACGGTCGCGCGCCTGCTGGCGGCGCTGGCCGAACAGGCCGAACTGGCCGGCCACTCGCGGCCCCGCATCGCGCTGGCGGCACCGACGGGCAAGGCGGCGGCGCGGCTGGCCGAGGCGGTACGACACGAGGTGACCCGTCTCGATGCGGCCGATCGCATGAGACTCGGCCAGCTGCAGGCGGTTACGGTACATCGTCTGCTCGGTAGCAGGCCCGACACGTCGTCACGGTTTCGGCACGATCGCGGCAATCGGTTGCCGCACGATGTGATCGTGGTCGACGAGACGTCGATGGTGTCGCTGACGCTGATGGCGCGGCTGCTGGAAGCGGTTCGTCGGGGCGCGCGGCTGATTCTGGTGGGTGATGCCGATCAGCTGGCGTCGGTGGAAGCCGGCGCGGTGCTGGCGGATCTGGTGGACGGGCTCGCGGCGCGAGACGACGTGCGGGTGGCCGCGCTGCGCACCTCGCACCGGTTCGGCAAATCGATCGGGAACCTGGCTGATGCGATTCGCGGCGGCGACGCGGACCGGGTGGTTGCGCTGCTGCGATCGGGTGACGAGCACATCGAGTTCATCGACGACGAGGACCCGACGCCACTGTTGCGCGCGGTGTTGGTGCCGCACGCGTTGCGGCTGCGCGAGGCGGCGCTGCTGGGAGCCGTGGGCCAGGCGCTGGCCGCATTGGAGGAGCACCGGATGCTGTGCGCGCACCGGCGCGGGCCCTTCGGTGTCGGGCACTGGAACCGGCAGGTGGAGGCCTGGCTGGGCGAAGACACGGGTCAGCCGCCCTGGTCGCAGTGGTATGCCGGGCGGCCGCTGCTGGTGACGGCGAACGACTACGGGCTGCGGGTGTACAACGGCGACACCGGTGTGGCCGTCGTCGGCCCGGACGGTCTGCGCGCCGTCCTGGCCGGTGCCACCGGGCCGCTCGACTTCGCGACGGGCCGGCTGTCCGACGTCGAGACCATGCACGCCATGACCATTCACAAGAGCCAGGGCAGCCAGGCCGATGAGGTGACGGTCCCTCTACCGGACCAGGATTCGCGATTGCTGACGCGAGAGCTCTTCTACACCGCGGTGACGCGGGCCGAGAAGAAGGTGCGCGTCGTGGGTTCCGAGGCGTCGGTGCGGGCCGCGGTTGAGCGACGCGCGGCGCGGGCATCCGGACTGCGAATGCGGTTGCAGTGTGGGTGA
- the recB gene encoding exodeoxyribonuclease V subunit beta — protein sequence MERFDLLGPLPEHGATIVLEASAGTGKTFALAALVTRYLAETDVTLDEMLLITFNRAASRELRERVRDQVVAAVAALEDRMPRDTDLVRHLLCSEAERAVRLARLRGALADFDAATIATTHEFCGSVLRSLGVAGDTDSGLALQESLDDLVAEIVDDCYLARFANSDTDPVLTYAQALDLARNVVADPYAQRRPLDPDPDSAAGVRLDFAEQVLDELDRRKRRLRILGYDDLLLRLSKALAAVDSPARGRMRRRWRIVLVDEFQDTDPIQWQVLERAFRGVSTLILIGDPKQAIYGFRGGDIYTYLKAARTADARYTLGVNWRSDGVLVESLQTVLRGAALGHPEIVVHDIEAHHGGHRLQGAPRGAAFRLRVVKRPAVGYDGTANVPIGLLRQHIPADLAGDIASLLCSGARFAGRPVAAGDIAVIVEHHRDARACRDALARAGIPAVYTGDTDVFASRGAKDWLCLLEAFDAPQRSGLVRAAACTMFFGETAETLAAEGDALTDRVAATLREWTDQARLRGVAAVFEAAQLAGMGRRVLGQRGGERHMTDLAHLAQLLHETAHRQRYGLPALRDWLRRQCDDTTRAGEQNRRLDSDAAAVQIMTVFVAKGLQFPIVYVPFMFNRNVRRDDILLYHDDTDTRCLYLGGKNSRSVQELNRAEAARDNIRLTYVALTRAQSQVVAWWAPTIDEVNGGLSRLLRGRGSGDPVVPDRCTPRICDDDAWAVFTRWQDAGGPSVEESTIVSPAAIETSSPADGFAVRHFHRQIDTSWRRTSYSALVRAADASAPSGVTSEPEVDVRDDEVDAVVVAEPGSGADLASPLAAMPSGAAFGSLVHAVLETADPQAVDLAGELEAQVRRHAPWWPVDADTAELATALVPMHDSPLGPLAGGLTLRQIGVRDRLRELDFEIPVAGGDLRSRAPRVSRVSLSDVGELLRVHLPRSDPFWSYADRLTSPGLGGQSLRGYLSGSIDVVLRLPQQRYLVVDYKTNYLGATAADYSVARLTEAMLHSDYPLQALLYVAVLHRFLRWRQPGYDPRRHLGGVLYLFVRGMCGLGTPIRDGHPAGVFGWRAPADLVVALSDLLDDGRRAG from the coding sequence ATGGAGCGCTTCGACCTGCTGGGGCCGCTGCCCGAGCACGGCGCCACCATTGTGCTGGAGGCCAGCGCGGGCACCGGCAAGACGTTCGCGCTGGCCGCTCTGGTGACCCGTTACCTCGCCGAGACCGACGTCACCCTCGACGAGATGCTGCTGATCACGTTCAACCGCGCCGCCAGCCGCGAGCTTCGCGAACGCGTCCGCGACCAGGTCGTGGCGGCGGTGGCCGCTCTGGAGGACCGGATGCCGCGCGACACTGATCTGGTCAGGCACCTGCTGTGTAGCGAGGCCGAGCGCGCCGTACGGCTGGCTCGGCTGCGGGGCGCGCTGGCCGACTTCGACGCCGCCACCATCGCCACCACGCACGAGTTCTGCGGCTCGGTGCTGAGATCCCTTGGCGTAGCAGGTGACACCGATTCCGGCTTGGCCTTGCAGGAGAGCCTCGACGACCTGGTGGCCGAGATCGTCGACGACTGCTACCTCGCGCGCTTCGCCAACAGCGACACCGATCCGGTGCTGACGTACGCGCAGGCGCTCGACCTGGCCCGCAACGTCGTCGCCGATCCGTATGCGCAGCGGCGCCCGCTGGATCCCGACCCGGACAGCGCGGCCGGTGTCCGGTTGGACTTCGCCGAGCAGGTGCTCGACGAGCTCGACCGGCGTAAGCGCCGGCTACGGATTCTCGGCTACGACGACCTGCTGCTACGGTTGTCGAAAGCCCTTGCGGCAGTGGACTCGCCGGCTCGCGGCCGAATGCGGCGCAGGTGGCGAATCGTGTTGGTGGACGAATTCCAGGACACCGATCCGATCCAGTGGCAGGTGCTGGAACGTGCTTTTCGCGGGGTCTCGACGCTGATCCTGATCGGCGACCCGAAGCAGGCCATTTACGGCTTTCGTGGTGGCGACATCTACACCTACCTCAAAGCGGCCCGCACCGCCGATGCCCGCTACACGTTGGGAGTCAACTGGCGCAGTGACGGGGTGCTCGTCGAGAGCCTGCAGACGGTGCTGCGGGGCGCCGCACTGGGTCATCCGGAGATCGTGGTGCATGACATCGAGGCGCACCACGGCGGACATCGTCTGCAGGGGGCGCCGCGCGGCGCGGCATTTCGGCTGCGCGTCGTCAAGCGGCCGGCCGTCGGCTACGACGGTACCGCCAATGTGCCAATCGGCTTGTTACGCCAGCATATTCCCGCCGACCTGGCCGGAGACATCGCGTCCCTGCTGTGCAGCGGCGCCAGGTTCGCCGGCCGGCCGGTCGCCGCCGGGGACATCGCGGTGATCGTCGAACATCACCGAGACGCCCGGGCCTGCCGGGACGCCTTGGCGAGAGCGGGTATCCCGGCGGTCTACACCGGCGACACCGATGTGTTCGCGTCCCGGGGGGCCAAAGACTGGCTGTGTCTGCTGGAGGCCTTCGACGCGCCGCAGCGCAGTGGGCTGGTCCGCGCCGCCGCCTGCACCATGTTTTTCGGCGAGACCGCGGAAACACTTGCCGCTGAAGGTGATGCACTGACCGACCGGGTCGCCGCGACACTGCGTGAGTGGACGGACCAGGCGCGGCTGCGGGGTGTGGCGGCGGTGTTCGAGGCCGCGCAGTTGGCCGGTATGGGGCGCCGGGTGTTGGGCCAGCGCGGCGGCGAGCGACACATGACCGACCTGGCGCATCTCGCCCAGCTGTTGCACGAGACGGCTCATCGGCAGCGCTATGGCCTTCCGGCCCTTCGTGATTGGCTGCGCAGGCAGTGCGACGACACCACCCGTGCCGGCGAGCAGAACCGGCGTCTGGACAGCGACGCCGCGGCGGTGCAGATCATGACGGTGTTCGTGGCCAAGGGTCTGCAGTTTCCGATCGTGTACGTGCCGTTCATGTTCAACCGGAATGTCCGGCGCGACGACATCCTGTTGTACCACGACGACACCGATACCCGCTGCCTCTATCTCGGCGGCAAAAACAGCCGATCGGTTCAGGAGTTGAACCGCGCCGAGGCGGCCCGGGACAACATCCGGCTCACCTATGTCGCGCTCACGCGGGCCCAGTCTCAGGTGGTGGCCTGGTGGGCGCCGACCATCGACGAAGTCAACGGCGGCCTGTCGCGGCTACTGCGCGGTCGTGGCAGCGGTGATCCGGTGGTGCCGGATAGGTGCACACCCCGGATCTGCGACGACGACGCGTGGGCGGTGTTCACGCGCTGGCAGGACGCCGGCGGACCCTCGGTCGAGGAATCGACGATCGTCTCCCCCGCCGCCATCGAAACCAGCTCGCCGGCTGACGGTTTCGCGGTCCGGCATTTCCACCGCCAGATCGACACCAGCTGGCGGCGCACGTCGTATTCGGCGCTGGTGCGCGCCGCAGATGCGAGTGCGCCGTCCGGCGTGACCAGCGAACCCGAAGTCGACGTGCGCGACGACGAGGTGGATGCGGTGGTCGTGGCCGAGCCGGGTTCGGGTGCCGACCTCGCCTCGCCGCTGGCGGCCATGCCGTCCGGTGCGGCGTTCGGGTCGCTGGTGCATGCGGTGCTGGAAACGGCCGATCCGCAGGCCGTCGACTTGGCTGGCGAACTCGAGGCGCAGGTGCGACGGCATGCGCCGTGGTGGCCGGTCGATGCCGATACTGCCGAGCTGGCGACGGCGCTGGTGCCGATGCACGATTCGCCGCTGGGTCCGCTGGCCGGCGGCTTGACGTTGCGCCAGATCGGGGTGCGGGATCGGTTGCGGGAGCTGGACTTCGAGATACCGGTGGCGGGTGGTGATCTACGGTCTCGCGCCCCCCGGGTGTCTCGGGTGTCTCTGTCGGATGTGGGTGAGTTGCTGCGGGTACACCTGCCCCGCAGTGACCCGTTCTGGTCCTACGCCGATCGGTTGACGTCGCCCGGTTTGGGCGGTCAGTCGTTGCGGGGGTATCTGTCCGGGTCGATAGATGTGGTGTTGCGGTTGCCGCAGCAGCGATACCTGGTGGTGGACTACAAGACCAATTACTTGGGCGCCACCGCCGCTGACTACAGTGTCGCCCGCTTGACAGAGGCCATGCTGCATTCCGACTACCCGTTGCAGGCTCTGCTGTATGTGGCTGTGCTGCATAGGTTTCTACGCTGGCGGCAGCCCGGATACGATCCGCGGCGGCACCTGGGCGGGGTGCTGTATCTGTTCGTGCGGGGAATGTGTGGCCTCGGAACGCCGATCCGGGACGGGCACCCGGCCGGTGTGTTCGGCTGGCGTGCGCCGGCCGACTTGGTGGTGGCGCTGTCGGATCTTCTGGATGACGGGAGACGTGCCGGGTGA